In one Saccharibacillus brassicae genomic region, the following are encoded:
- a CDS encoding IDEAL domain-containing protein: protein MDKMKAAYEVMLGLAAEMVWDEALRKRRCEMLQQEIDAALANGDELAFLALTSELNTLENGILPVESSRLPT, encoded by the coding sequence TTGGACAAGATGAAAGCCGCTTACGAAGTGATGTTGGGTCTGGCCGCCGAGATGGTATGGGACGAAGCGCTGCGCAAACGGCGCTGCGAGATGCTGCAGCAGGAGATCGACGCCGCACTCGCAAACGGGGACGAATTGGCTTTCCTGGCTCTGACCAGCGAATTGAACACATTGGAGAACGGGATCCTGCCGGTTGAATCCTCGCGCTTGCCAACTTAA
- the dapB gene encoding 4-hydroxy-tetrahydrodipicolinate reductase, whose product MSETIKVAVAGAGGRMGREVVKMVLADEQLELVAAVDRSGAGTDAGELVGLKPCGLIATSDLDAALAQTKPDVLVDFTVPSVVYGNTVTAIKHGVRPVVGATGFTPQQIEELDTLCREANIGGLIAPNFSIGAILMMQFAAKAAEYLPHVEIIETHGDQKLDAPSGTAIKTAELIAQGREKIKQGNPNEEEVLPGARGGEYDGFRIHSVRLPGVFAQQEVIFGGYGQSLKIRHDSYERAGYMPGVNIGIKKVLEYEGMVYGFEHLM is encoded by the coding sequence ATGAGCGAAACAATCAAAGTGGCGGTAGCCGGAGCAGGCGGAAGAATGGGACGCGAAGTCGTCAAAATGGTGCTGGCGGACGAACAGTTGGAACTGGTAGCGGCTGTTGACCGGTCCGGAGCGGGCACGGACGCCGGCGAACTCGTCGGCCTCAAGCCGTGCGGCCTTATCGCGACGAGCGACCTCGACGCGGCGCTTGCGCAGACCAAGCCGGACGTGCTGGTAGACTTTACCGTGCCTTCGGTCGTATACGGCAACACCGTGACGGCGATCAAGCACGGGGTACGTCCGGTCGTCGGCGCGACGGGCTTTACGCCGCAGCAGATCGAAGAACTGGACACCTTGTGCCGCGAAGCGAATATCGGCGGGCTGATCGCCCCGAACTTCTCGATCGGCGCGATCCTCATGATGCAGTTCGCGGCCAAAGCCGCGGAATACCTGCCGCACGTCGAGATTATCGAGACCCACGGCGACCAGAAGCTGGACGCGCCTTCGGGCACCGCGATCAAGACGGCCGAACTGATTGCGCAGGGCCGCGAGAAGATCAAGCAGGGCAACCCGAACGAAGAAGAGGTTCTGCCGGGCGCACGCGGCGGCGAATATGACGGATTCCGTATTCACAGCGTCCGTCTGCCGGGCGTGTTCGCGCAGCAGGAAGTGATCTTCGGCGGGTACGGGCAGAGCCTCAAAATTCGCCACGACTCGTACGAGCGTGCCGGCTACATGCCGGGCGTGAACATCGGCATCAAAAAAGTGCTGGAATACGAAGGCATGGTCTACGGATTCGAGCATTTGATGTAG
- the bshB1 gene encoding bacillithiol biosynthesis deacetylase BshB1 — MNEPQNRPLDLLVFGAHADDAEIGMGGTIVKHTRAGLRVGICDLTFAEMSSNGTVELRVQEAESASAVLGLAMRSNLGLPDRGLFLTDDHLRKVAAEIRKWAPRAVFAPYWEDRHPDHISCSRLVQEAVFNAKLRRYMPEMPPVTVEQLYFYFINDPGRTDLMVDVTDVYADKEQALRCYASQFTGPSQGSDAVDTPLTAQYVERVKARDSLLGQKGGIGYAEGFASRLPHKVDLF; from the coding sequence ATGAATGAACCGCAGAATCGGCCGCTTGACCTGCTCGTCTTCGGCGCCCATGCGGACGACGCCGAGATCGGGATGGGCGGCACGATCGTCAAGCATACCCGCGCCGGCCTTCGCGTCGGGATCTGCGATCTGACGTTCGCCGAGATGTCTTCGAACGGTACGGTCGAGCTGCGCGTCCAAGAAGCCGAGTCGGCCTCCGCCGTACTCGGCCTCGCTATGCGCTCCAATCTCGGCCTGCCGGATCGCGGCCTGTTTCTGACCGACGACCATCTGCGCAAAGTGGCCGCCGAGATTCGCAAATGGGCGCCGCGCGCCGTGTTTGCCCCGTATTGGGAAGACCGGCACCCGGACCATATTTCGTGCAGCCGCCTGGTGCAGGAAGCGGTATTCAACGCCAAACTTCGCCGCTACATGCCCGAAATGCCGCCGGTGACGGTGGAGCAGCTTTATTTTTATTTCATCAACGATCCGGGACGTACCGACCTGATGGTCGACGTCACGGACGTTTACGCGGACAAAGAACAGGCGCTGCGCTGCTACGCGTCGCAGTTTACCGGCCCGTCGCAAGGAAGCGACGCCGTCGATACGCCGCTGACCGCGCAGTACGTCGAGCGGGTCAAAGCGCGCGATTCGCTGCTCGGCCAAAAAGGCGGGATCGGGTATGCCGAAGGATTCGCTTCCCGGCTGCCGCACAAAGTCGATTTATTTTAA
- a CDS encoding nucleotide pyrophosphohydrolase, with protein MEKSLAEMQREVDRYISQFKEGYFSPLAMLARMTEEVGELAREVNHSHGEKPKKSGEDDNSIELELGDILFITLCFANSLNIDLTEAHDRVMHKFNTRDKDRWTRIDAEAEREENEQ; from the coding sequence ATGGAGAAAAGTCTGGCGGAAATGCAGCGGGAAGTCGATCGCTACATCTCGCAGTTCAAGGAAGGTTATTTCAGCCCGCTGGCGATGCTGGCCCGGATGACCGAAGAAGTCGGGGAGCTGGCGCGCGAAGTTAACCACAGTCACGGGGAGAAACCGAAAAAAAGCGGGGAAGACGACAATTCGATCGAATTGGAGCTGGGCGACATTTTGTTCATTACGCTCTGTTTTGCCAATTCGCTGAATATCGACCTCACCGAGGCGCATGACCGGGTCATGCATAAATTCAATACGCGCGACAAAGACCGTTGGACGCGGATCGACGCCGAAGCGGAGCGGGAGGAGAACGAACAATGA
- a CDS encoding DUF1405 domain-containing protein, with translation MSLSFLWSRALLTDRRILWLLFVSNLIGTVYGYIWYGDQLANVWRTQPAWQIVFVPDSPTGSLFFTLALLGLLFPPASRFMRGVVRLIEALAVVTSVKYGVWAISIIVWDAALGYPIEPLSWMLIASHGVMAVEALLYVRFFGLGALWLIPAALWTFANDTVDYTYGIFPYLSPEHLARLDQVRNFTVALTAVSVLAGWAAITLAGRRWRSKHPSGRRSG, from the coding sequence ATGTCGCTTTCGTTTTTGTGGAGCCGGGCCCTGCTGACCGACCGCCGCATTCTGTGGCTGTTGTTCGTCAGCAACCTGATCGGAACGGTGTACGGGTATATCTGGTACGGCGACCAGTTGGCCAACGTCTGGCGCACGCAGCCGGCGTGGCAGATCGTGTTCGTGCCGGACAGCCCGACGGGAAGCCTGTTCTTTACGCTTGCCCTGCTCGGCCTGCTGTTTCCGCCGGCGTCGCGCTTCATGCGCGGAGTGGTGCGGCTGATCGAAGCGCTGGCGGTCGTCACGTCGGTCAAATACGGCGTATGGGCGATCTCGATCATTGTGTGGGACGCCGCGCTGGGCTACCCGATCGAGCCGCTGAGCTGGATGCTGATCGCTTCGCACGGCGTCATGGCGGTCGAAGCGCTGCTGTACGTCCGTTTCTTCGGTCTGGGCGCGCTTTGGCTCATTCCGGCCGCGCTCTGGACATTCGCCAACGATACGGTAGATTATACATACGGGATTTTCCCTTATCTGTCGCCGGAGCATTTGGCGCGTCTGGATCAGGTGCGGAACTTCACGGTTGCGCTGACGGCGGTAAGCGTGCTGGCCGGATGGGCGGCGATTACGCTCGCCGGACGGCGCTGGAGGTCGAAACATCCGTCCGGACGGCGTTCCGGCTAA
- a CDS encoding CCA tRNA nucleotidyltransferase: protein MTQWKYADPEQVRLSADLLGTLEEAGHIACWVGGCVRDELIGRPVNDMDIATSARPEEVIGLFARTVPTGIQHGTVTVILDKMPFEVTTFRTESAYQDFRRPDEVTFVRSLDEDLRRRDFTMNAIARLPGGDYIDPYGGRADLERGLIRCVGEARERFREDALRMLRGVRFASVFGFELAPSTWEALLELRGNMRHIAAERVRAELEKMIGGPQPSAGLRLLARSGLLEDARIGLQPQALRAAAPERLDDLPPKPGELRWAALLQGLGVPGDEAESRLKSWTFSGGFAKSAAALLRIDEAMNAAGLFEGAAEAGGFALRREQLAAREEPAAGPERPGERQAGAEPPAKQEREAGALPHKPRKADARTVFVRCVLDFGRTAAETWLAYRSALHGADERLAARLERAAGWLAAIPAESPRELALGGHDLAGQLDRAPGPWLGALIRRLLEAVALGEIANEREALLAEALRLEARLAKNETQAQKEERPI from the coding sequence GTGACGCAGTGGAAATATGCCGATCCGGAGCAGGTCAGGCTCAGCGCGGACCTGCTTGGCACGCTCGAAGAGGCGGGGCATATCGCCTGCTGGGTAGGCGGCTGCGTTCGCGACGAGCTGATCGGCCGGCCGGTCAACGATATGGATATCGCCACCTCGGCGCGGCCCGAAGAAGTGATCGGATTGTTCGCACGCACCGTGCCGACAGGGATCCAGCACGGTACGGTGACCGTGATTTTGGACAAAATGCCGTTCGAAGTGACGACGTTCCGAACCGAATCGGCGTATCAGGACTTTCGCCGGCCGGACGAAGTGACGTTCGTCCGGTCGCTCGACGAAGATTTGCGCCGGAGGGATTTTACGATGAACGCGATCGCCCGGCTGCCGGGCGGCGATTATATCGACCCTTACGGCGGGCGTGCCGATCTGGAACGCGGCCTGATCCGCTGCGTGGGCGAAGCGCGCGAGCGGTTCCGCGAAGACGCGCTGCGCATGCTGCGCGGGGTGCGGTTCGCTTCCGTGTTCGGCTTCGAACTTGCGCCGAGCACATGGGAAGCGCTGCTTGAACTGCGCGGGAACATGCGCCATATCGCGGCGGAGCGGGTCCGCGCCGAACTTGAGAAAATGATCGGCGGGCCGCAGCCGTCCGCAGGGCTGCGGCTGCTTGCGCGCAGCGGCCTGCTGGAGGACGCCCGCATCGGTCTGCAGCCGCAGGCTTTGCGGGCTGCGGCTCCCGAGCGGCTGGACGATTTGCCGCCCAAGCCGGGCGAACTGCGCTGGGCGGCGCTGCTGCAAGGGCTGGGCGTGCCCGGCGACGAAGCGGAAAGCCGGCTCAAAAGCTGGACGTTCTCCGGCGGATTCGCCAAATCCGCTGCGGCGCTGCTGCGGATCGACGAAGCGATGAACGCGGCGGGGTTGTTCGAAGGCGCCGCCGAAGCCGGCGGATTTGCGCTGCGCCGCGAACAGCTTGCGGCGCGGGAAGAACCGGCGGCCGGGCCGGAGCGGCCGGGAGAGCGGCAGGCGGGGGCAGAGCCGCCGGCGAAGCAAGAGCGCGAAGCCGGTGCGCTGCCGCACAAGCCGCGGAAAGCGGACGCGCGGACGGTATTCGTCCGCTGCGTGCTCGATTTCGGCCGGACGGCGGCCGAAACCTGGCTTGCGTACCGCTCCGCGCTGCATGGAGCGGACGAAAGGCTTGCCGCGCGGCTTGAACGCGCGGCGGGCTGGCTTGCGGCGATCCCGGCGGAGTCGCCGCGGGAACTTGCGCTCGGCGGGCACGACCTCGCCGGGCAGCTGGACCGGGCGCCCGGCCCGTGGCTCGGCGCCCTGATCCGGCGGCTGCTCGAAGCCGTCGCGCTCGGCGAGATCGCCAACGAGCGCGAAGCACTGCTGGCGGAAGCGCTCCGGCTGGAAGCGCGGCTGGCGAAGAACGAGACTCAAGCGCAGAAGGAGGAGCGGCCCATATGA
- a CDS encoding biotin--[acetyl-CoA-carboxylase] ligase, which produces MFEAAGGDYLSGEEISRRLGVSRTAVWKRIGRLKDAGYVFEAAPKLGYRLAATASALDMRRIAAELRTERFGRNLTVLAKTDSTQTEAETLARAGAPEGTLVVAEEQTSGRGRQGRAWHSPPGRGVWMSTVLRPEGPLTAVPQLTLLAAVAVCRAIRAASGVEAGIKWPNDLLAGGRKLCGILLEAVVEDGGIRHCIMGIGIDANLEESDYPEELRDRVTSLRRESGTEVDRSALIAAVMNEFETLYALYAESGFEPIRLLWESLSVTLGREIVVRDVRGERRGRAEGLGAQGELLMRAEDGSLAAVYSGDVELYPGPAGGSGSGQ; this is translated from the coding sequence ATGTTCGAAGCGGCGGGCGGCGATTATTTGTCCGGCGAGGAGATCAGCCGCCGGCTCGGCGTGAGCCGCACGGCCGTATGGAAGCGGATCGGCCGGCTCAAAGACGCCGGCTACGTGTTCGAAGCCGCGCCGAAGCTCGGCTACCGCCTGGCGGCGACCGCATCGGCGCTCGATATGCGCCGGATCGCGGCCGAACTTCGGACGGAGCGTTTCGGCCGTAACTTGACCGTACTGGCCAAGACCGATTCGACGCAGACCGAAGCGGAGACACTGGCGCGCGCAGGCGCCCCGGAAGGCACGCTCGTCGTCGCCGAAGAGCAGACGTCGGGCCGCGGCCGTCAAGGCCGCGCCTGGCATTCGCCGCCGGGCCGCGGCGTCTGGATGAGCACGGTGCTGCGCCCGGAAGGGCCGCTGACCGCCGTGCCGCAGCTGACGCTGCTGGCGGCGGTCGCTGTCTGCCGCGCGATTCGCGCCGCAAGCGGCGTGGAAGCCGGCATCAAATGGCCGAACGACCTGCTCGCAGGCGGCCGCAAGCTGTGCGGCATTTTGCTGGAAGCCGTCGTCGAAGACGGAGGCATCCGGCACTGCATCATGGGCATCGGCATCGACGCGAATCTGGAAGAGTCCGATTACCCCGAGGAACTGCGCGACCGCGTCACTTCGCTGCGGCGCGAATCGGGGACGGAAGTCGATCGTTCGGCGCTGATCGCCGCCGTCATGAACGAGTTCGAGACGCTGTACGCGCTGTATGCCGAGAGCGGCTTCGAACCGATCCGGCTGCTGTGGGAATCGCTCAGCGTCACGCTGGGACGTGAGATCGTCGTACGCGACGTGCGCGGCGAACGGCGCGGACGCGCGGAAGGACTCGGCGCGCAGGGCGAACTGCTGATGCGTGCCGAAGACGGAAGCCTCGCCGCCGTCTACTCGGGCGATGTGGAATTGTACCCGGGACCGGCCGGCGGATCGGGCAGCGGCCAGTAG
- the bshA gene encoding N-acetyl-alpha-D-glucosaminyl L-malate synthase BshA → MNETLKIGITCYPSLGGSGVVATELGKLLAEKGHEVHFITHSIPFRLGAFHKNIHYHEVEVSDYYVFRYPPYDLSLASKMAQVVKREKLDILHVHYAVPHAVCAYLAKQMVGDDLKIVTTLHGTDITVLGQDETLKDLIALAINRSDAVTAVSADLIGQTRTALDITRDIDLTYNFIDKRVYYPREVSGLRSEFAAPDEKILMHISNFRPVKRVSDVIEVFDRVNREVPSKLLLVGEGPDMPKVQNKIRELGLEDRVHFLGKQDEIAQVISLADLLLLPSEKESFGLVALEAMACGVPTVGSEAGGIPELVEHGITGYLAPIGDTDAMAAYAVSLLNNPAEKARMREACLDRAHTRFCDQKIMREYEEIYYRVLGRKLPEAVVQSC, encoded by the coding sequence ATGAACGAAACACTCAAAATCGGCATCACCTGCTACCCCTCGCTCGGCGGGTCGGGAGTGGTAGCGACGGAACTGGGCAAGCTGCTGGCGGAAAAAGGACACGAGGTCCATTTTATTACGCACAGCATTCCTTTCCGGTTGGGAGCCTTCCATAAAAATATCCATTATCACGAAGTCGAGGTCAGCGACTATTACGTATTCCGTTATCCGCCGTACGATCTGTCGCTGGCTTCCAAAATGGCCCAGGTGGTCAAACGCGAAAAGCTCGATATTTTGCACGTACACTACGCGGTGCCGCATGCGGTCTGCGCCTATCTCGCGAAGCAGATGGTCGGCGACGACCTCAAGATCGTCACGACGCTGCACGGAACCGACATTACGGTGCTTGGGCAGGACGAGACGCTCAAAGACCTGATCGCTCTTGCCATCAACCGCAGCGACGCGGTAACGGCCGTATCGGCCGACCTGATCGGCCAGACGCGCACGGCGCTCGACATTACGCGCGATATCGACCTGACCTACAATTTTATCGACAAAAGAGTGTACTATCCGCGCGAAGTGAGCGGGCTGCGCAGCGAGTTCGCGGCGCCGGACGAGAAAATACTGATGCATATCTCCAACTTCCGGCCGGTCAAGCGGGTGTCCGACGTGATCGAAGTGTTCGACCGCGTCAACCGCGAAGTGCCGTCGAAGCTGCTGCTCGTCGGCGAAGGGCCGGATATGCCCAAAGTCCAAAACAAGATCCGCGAGCTGGGTCTGGAAGATCGGGTACATTTTCTCGGCAAACAGGACGAAATCGCGCAGGTCATCTCGCTGGCGGATCTGCTGCTGCTGCCGTCGGAAAAAGAAAGCTTCGGACTGGTCGCGCTTGAAGCGATGGCCTGCGGCGTGCCGACGGTCGGTTCCGAAGCGGGCGGCATCCCCGAATTGGTCGAGCACGGCATTACAGGGTATCTGGCTCCGATCGGCGATACGGACGCGATGGCCGCTTATGCCGTCAGCCTGCTGAACAATCCGGCCGAGAAAGCGCGGATGCGCGAAGCGTGCCTCGACCGGGCGCATACGCGTTTTTGCGATCAGAAAATTATGCGCGAGTACGAAGAAATCTACTATCGCGTATTGGGGCGCAAGCTGCCGGAAGCGGTCGTTCAAAGCTGCTGA
- a CDS encoding methylglyoxal synthase yields MKVAFIAHDRKKDEMVNFVTAYEKAFDGCQLYSTGTTGQRIMEATQLQIHRFMSGPLGGDQQIGAMVAENELDLIIFLRDPLMAQPHEPDITALLRICDVQGIPVATNVATAEILVQALMRGDFGWRELVHKYKPGLQGNE; encoded by the coding sequence ATGAAGGTAGCATTTATCGCGCACGACCGCAAAAAAGACGAGATGGTCAATTTCGTCACCGCCTACGAAAAAGCGTTTGACGGCTGCCAGCTGTATTCGACAGGCACGACCGGGCAGCGGATCATGGAAGCGACCCAGCTTCAGATCCACCGGTTCATGTCGGGACCGCTCGGCGGCGATCAGCAGATCGGGGCCATGGTAGCCGAGAACGAGCTGGATTTGATCATCTTCCTGCGCGATCCGCTGATGGCCCAACCGCACGAGCCCGATATTACGGCGCTGCTGCGCATTTGCGACGTGCAGGGCATTCCGGTGGCGACAAACGTCGCGACGGCGGAGATCCTCGTCCAGGCGCTGATGCGGGGCGATTTCGGCTGGCGCGAGCTGGTACATAAATACAAGCCGGGACTTCAGGGCAATGAATGA